A genomic window from Candidatus Andeanibacterium colombiense includes:
- a CDS encoding EAL domain-containing protein produces the protein MKLTEASQTTGPADKNVGRAEHDVVALGVAMAALILFVGTGGTVLPQIVRAWLGAGRGPDTLITNALLLNIALIIFGWRRYVELTKEVGERRKAEENARLLAETDALTGLLNRRSFVPASARLVTEVCETNQGAAVLMLDLDNFKQINDLHGHKAGDLVLTETARRIEAFTPPGGVAARLGGDEFALVVPYDRRTPDKLDQLAVALIEAAGKPVEIDSKSIHVSMSAGLARTIESPAPETAEDCAQSLLHHADIAMYHAKKRGRDGYAWFEPTMESELRFRNELETGIRAGIPKGEFVPFYEQQIDLASGELVGFEMLARWNSPKFGLVSPEIFIPIAEDIGVIAELSEFLIKQALEDAKQWNPKLSLSINISPIQLRDPWFSQKLLRLLVESGFPPHRLDIEITESCLHENVGVVRSVVTSLKNQGIQISLDDFGTGYSSLAQLRSLPFDRLKIDRSFVTELARDGANIKIVEAIVSLGRGFDLPITAEGIENAEVLRIMKAMGQLKGQGYLYGRPENAEMTLDRLAAADLLALEPELAPARPVRHTDKRAAG, from the coding sequence ATGAAATTGACCGAAGCCAGCCAGACCACCGGGCCAGCCGACAAGAACGTGGGCCGTGCGGAACACGACGTGGTCGCGCTCGGAGTGGCAATGGCGGCGCTGATCCTGTTCGTCGGCACCGGCGGCACCGTCCTGCCCCAGATCGTGCGCGCGTGGCTCGGCGCGGGCCGTGGCCCCGATACGCTGATCACCAATGCGCTGCTGCTCAACATCGCGCTGATCATCTTCGGCTGGCGCCGCTATGTCGAGCTGACCAAGGAAGTCGGCGAACGCCGCAAGGCCGAGGAAAATGCCCGCCTGCTAGCCGAGACCGATGCGCTGACCGGGCTGCTCAACCGCCGCAGCTTCGTCCCCGCTTCCGCCCGGCTCGTCACCGAAGTGTGCGAGACCAACCAGGGCGCGGCAGTGCTGATGCTCGACCTCGACAATTTCAAGCAGATCAACGACCTCCACGGACACAAAGCGGGCGATCTGGTGCTGACCGAGACCGCCCGGCGGATCGAGGCCTTCACCCCGCCGGGCGGTGTCGCCGCGCGGCTCGGCGGCGACGAATTCGCGCTGGTCGTGCCTTATGACCGCCGCACCCCGGACAAGCTCGACCAGTTGGCGGTGGCGCTGATCGAAGCCGCGGGCAAACCGGTCGAGATCGACAGCAAGAGCATTCATGTCTCGATGTCGGCCGGGCTCGCTCGCACGATCGAGAGCCCCGCGCCCGAGACGGCCGAGGACTGCGCCCAGTCGCTGCTCCACCATGCCGATATCGCGATGTACCATGCGAAGAAGCGCGGACGGGACGGCTACGCCTGGTTCGAGCCGACGATGGAAAGCGAATTGCGCTTCCGCAATGAGCTCGAGACCGGCATCCGCGCCGGCATCCCCAAGGGCGAATTCGTGCCGTTCTACGAACAGCAGATCGACCTCGCCTCGGGCGAGTTGGTCGGGTTCGAGATGCTCGCGCGCTGGAACTCGCCGAAATTCGGGCTGGTCAGCCCTGAGATCTTCATCCCGATCGCCGAGGACATCGGCGTGATCGCCGAGCTTTCCGAGTTCCTGATCAAGCAGGCACTCGAAGACGCGAAGCAATGGAATCCGAAGCTCTCGCTTTCGATCAACATCTCGCCGATCCAGCTGCGCGATCCGTGGTTCTCGCAGAAACTGCTGCGGCTGCTGGTCGAAAGCGGATTTCCGCCACACCGGCTCGACATCGAGATCACCGAAAGCTGCCTGCACGAGAATGTCGGCGTGGTCCGCTCGGTCGTCACCAGCCTGAAGAACCAGGGCATCCAGATCAGCCTCGACGATTTCGGCACCGGCTATTCCAGCCTCGCGCAATTGCGCTCGCTGCCGTTCGACCGGCTGAAGATCGACCGCAGCTTCGTGACCGAGCTGGCCCGCGACGGCGCCAACATCAAGATCGTCGAGGCGATCGTCTCGCTCGGCCGCGGGTTCGACCTGCCGATCACCGCCGAGGGGATCGAGAACGCCGAAGTGCTCAGGATCATGAAGGCGATGGGTCAGCTGAAGGGCCAGGGCTATCTCTATGGCCGGCCGGAGAATGCCGAGATGACGCTCGACCGGCTCGCGGCGGCGGATCTGCTCGCGCTGGAACCCGAACTCGCTCCGGCAAGACCCGTCCGGCATACGGACAAGCGCGCCGCCGGCTAA
- a CDS encoding EVE domain-containing protein yields MARNYWLMKSEPDAYSWDDLVAEGEGTWDGVRNHRAANNLRAMKPGDHAFFYHSNIGLEIVGIAEISQSGLTDPSDPDGKWAAVKLKPVEKLPRAVTLKEIKATPALAEMELVKLSRLSVGEVRPDEWKLILSMAKK; encoded by the coding sequence ATGGCGCGGAATTACTGGCTGATGAAATCGGAACCGGACGCCTATTCGTGGGACGATCTCGTCGCCGAGGGCGAGGGCACCTGGGACGGGGTGCGCAATCACCGCGCGGCGAACAATCTGCGCGCGATGAAGCCGGGCGACCACGCGTTCTTCTATCATTCGAACATCGGACTTGAGATTGTCGGCATCGCCGAGATCAGCCAATCCGGCCTGACAGACCCGAGCGACCCGGACGGCAAGTGGGCGGCGGTGAAGCTGAAGCCGGTCGAGAAGCTCCCCCGGGCGGTCACCCTGAAGGAAATCAAGGCGACGCCGGCGCTGGCCGAGATGGAGCTGGTCAAGCTTTCGCGCCTGTCCGTGGGTGAAGTGCGCCCGGACGAATGGAAGCTGATTCTTTCGATGGCGAAGAAATAA
- a CDS encoding CsbD family protein, with translation MGELIDKAKGIGNEIAGKVKQQSNDEDTQAEGFVQERKGEAQGLKGKIEGALGNKI, from the coding sequence ATGGGTGAACTGATCGACAAGGCCAAGGGTATCGGCAACGAAATCGCCGGCAAGGTGAAGCAGCAGTCCAACGACGAAGATACCCAGGCCGAAGGCTTCGTGCAGGAACGCAAGGGCGAAGCCCAGGGCCTCAAGGGCAAGATCGAAGGCGCCCTCGGCAACAAGATTTGA
- a CDS encoding thiamine pyrophosphate-binding protein, with product MNETKSLSAARLLVDCLEAQGCDRIFTVPGESFLPVLDALHDTPSIETVVCRQEGGAAFMACADGSITGKPGVCFVTRGPGATNASIGVHVAFQDSQPMILFVGDVDSHMRDREGFQEVDFAAFFSPIAKWAARIDDPARIPEYIARAYAVAVNGRPGPVVLALPEDMLSLPVTGKPRPAVVRPAQAPCPDSIQTMLKLLEDAAAPVAIVGGAGWNAKAREYFTHFAESIGLPAATAFRRQDAVPPSSPVYAGNLGYGPNPKLVERIKAADLLLVVGARLGEATTDGYELVTPEHPDQILIHVHPDPEELGRVYRTNLALCADMGEFAEVAAMWADEVVPFAAGKQAHAEWKTFSTPGEDGTQLDLARVVATLRDKLPADSVICNGAGNFSGWWHRYWPYEGFPSQLAPTCGAMGYGVPASVAAKLRLPERTVLAVAGDGDFLMNGQELATAAQYGLDLLVIVVDNSTYGTIRMHQEREFPGRISATALTNPDFAALGRAYGGWAARVETTDEFAPALEDALGRKGLRLLHLVTDIERLNAAGQTVAGLRSK from the coding sequence ATGAATGAAACCAAATCCTTGAGCGCCGCGCGCCTGCTGGTCGATTGCCTCGAAGCGCAAGGCTGCGACCGCATCTTCACCGTTCCGGGAGAGAGCTTCCTGCCGGTGCTGGACGCGCTGCACGACACGCCTTCGATCGAGACCGTTGTCTGCCGCCAGGAAGGCGGGGCCGCATTCATGGCCTGCGCCGACGGATCGATCACCGGCAAGCCCGGCGTGTGCTTCGTTACCCGCGGCCCGGGCGCGACCAATGCCAGCATCGGCGTGCATGTCGCATTCCAGGATTCCCAGCCGATGATCCTGTTCGTCGGCGACGTCGACAGCCATATGCGCGACCGCGAGGGTTTCCAGGAAGTCGATTTCGCTGCGTTCTTCTCGCCCATCGCCAAATGGGCCGCCCGGATCGACGATCCGGCGCGCATCCCCGAATATATCGCGCGGGCATATGCGGTCGCGGTCAACGGACGCCCCGGCCCGGTGGTGCTGGCTCTGCCCGAGGACATGCTGAGCCTGCCGGTTACCGGCAAGCCCCGCCCGGCGGTGGTCCGCCCGGCGCAGGCGCCCTGCCCCGATTCCATCCAGACGATGCTCAAGCTGCTCGAAGACGCCGCGGCCCCGGTCGCGATCGTCGGCGGGGCCGGCTGGAACGCCAAGGCGCGCGAATACTTCACCCACTTCGCCGAAAGCATCGGCCTGCCGGCCGCGACCGCCTTCCGGCGGCAGGACGCGGTGCCGCCATCGTCCCCGGTCTATGCCGGCAATCTCGGCTATGGTCCGAACCCGAAGCTGGTCGAGCGGATCAAGGCGGCCGATCTTCTGCTGGTCGTCGGCGCCCGGCTGGGCGAGGCCACCACCGATGGCTACGAATTGGTCACCCCCGAGCATCCGGACCAGATCCTGATCCACGTCCATCCCGATCCCGAGGAACTCGGCCGGGTCTATCGCACCAACCTAGCGCTGTGCGCCGACATGGGCGAATTCGCCGAGGTCGCCGCGATGTGGGCGGACGAGGTCGTGCCGTTCGCTGCCGGCAAGCAGGCCCATGCCGAATGGAAGACCTTCAGCACCCCGGGCGAGGACGGCACGCAGCTCGATCTCGCGCGCGTGGTCGCCACTCTGCGCGACAAGCTCCCGGCCGACAGCGTGATCTGTAACGGCGCGGGCAATTTCTCCGGCTGGTGGCACCGCTACTGGCCCTATGAAGGTTTTCCCTCGCAGCTCGCCCCGACCTGCGGCGCGATGGGCTACGGCGTACCGGCCTCGGTCGCCGCGAAACTGCGCCTGCCCGAACGGACCGTGCTGGCGGTGGCCGGCGACGGCGATTTCCTGATGAATGGTCAGGAACTGGCGACCGCCGCGCAATATGGATTAGACCTGCTGGTGATCGTGGTCGACAATTCCACCTACGGCACGATCCGGATGCACCAGGAGCGCGAATTCCCGGGGAGGATATCGGCGACCGCGCTGACCAATCCGGACTTTGCCGCGCTCGGCCGTGCCTATGGCGGCTGGGCTGCACGGGTCGAGACGACGGACGAGTTCGCGCCGGCATTGGAGGATGCACTTGGCCGCAAGGGCTTGCGCCTGCTGCATCTGGTTACCGATATCGAGCGGCTAAATGCAGCGGGGCAGACGGTCGCGGGACTGCGCTCGAAGTAA
- a CDS encoding MFS transporter, with amino-acid sequence MTTTTHLLRQRRFLPLFATQLLNAFNDNLFKNAMVLFVVYSVYQSEAAEAQFSAVASGLFILPFFILSALSGQLADMRDKAKIIRWIKLAEIFIMLCGAIGLAMAWKGMLTHTVAIPLMLLALFAMGIHSTFFGPIKYAILPQHLEKDEVLAGTGLVEAGTYIAILFGTILAGWIPVEWAAGAVVVTAIVGYFTSKQVPPAPPEVPRQPIDRNVWRSSVELIRGTTHDREVFLAILAISFFWTIGAVLFIQFPPLAKNVLYASKEVASLFLVMFSIGIAIGSVSINALLKGRVSARYAPACVIVMGLFVALFWLICHEWQATTTSTTLMDVSEFISHPLAIAVLATLLLIAISGGMFVVPLYAFLTTKVDPSQAARTVAANNIVNSGAMVVGSLLAVSLSALGVPITEQVMLSAAMCLVSAWLAQLLYKAEKPAEAA; translated from the coding sequence AACGCGATGGTGCTGTTCGTCGTCTACAGCGTCTATCAGTCCGAAGCGGCCGAGGCGCAGTTCAGCGCGGTCGCCTCCGGCCTGTTCATCCTGCCGTTCTTCATCCTCTCCGCGCTGTCGGGCCAGCTGGCGGATATGCGCGACAAGGCGAAGATCATTCGCTGGATCAAGCTCGCCGAGATCTTCATCATGCTGTGCGGCGCGATCGGACTGGCGATGGCGTGGAAGGGCATGCTGACCCACACGGTGGCGATTCCGCTGATGCTGCTCGCGCTGTTCGCGATGGGCATCCATTCGACCTTCTTCGGCCCGATCAAATATGCGATCCTGCCGCAGCACCTCGAGAAGGATGAAGTGCTCGCCGGGACCGGGCTGGTCGAGGCGGGGACCTATATCGCGATCCTGTTCGGCACGATCCTGGCGGGCTGGATTCCGGTCGAATGGGCCGCGGGCGCGGTGGTCGTAACCGCGATCGTCGGCTATTTCACCAGCAAGCAGGTGCCCCCCGCCCCTCCGGAAGTTCCGCGGCAGCCGATCGACCGCAATGTCTGGCGCTCGTCGGTCGAACTGATCCGCGGCACCACCCACGATCGCGAAGTGTTCCTCGCGATCCTCGCGATCAGCTTCTTCTGGACCATCGGCGCGGTGCTGTTCATCCAGTTCCCGCCGCTCGCCAAGAACGTGCTCTACGCCTCGAAGGAAGTCGCGAGCCTGTTCCTGGTGATGTTCTCGATCGGGATCGCGATCGGTTCGGTTTCGATCAATGCGCTGCTCAAGGGTCGGGTCTCGGCCCGCTATGCGCCGGCGTGCGTGATCGTGATGGGGCTGTTCGTCGCGCTGTTCTGGCTGATCTGCCACGAATGGCAGGCGACCACCACTTCGACCACCCTGATGGACGTCAGCGAATTCATCTCGCATCCGCTCGCCATCGCGGTGCTCGCGACCCTGCTGCTGATCGCGATCTCGGGCGGGATGTTCGTGGTCCCGCTCTACGCATTCCTTACCACCAAGGTCGATCCGAGCCAGGCCGCGCGCACGGTGGCGGCGAACAACATCGTCAATTCGGGCGCGATGGTGGTCGGATCGCTGCTCGCGGTCAGCCTCAGCGCGCTGGGCGTGCCGATCACCGAGCAGGTGATGCTGAGCGCGGCGATGTGCCTGGTTTCGGCCTGGCTCGCGCAATTGCTCTACAAGGCGGAAAAACCCGCCGAAGCCGCCTGA